A region from the Rosa rugosa chromosome 6, drRosRugo1.1, whole genome shotgun sequence genome encodes:
- the LOC133716491 gene encoding receptor-like protein 7 → MGYFPDDYSGSSHDLMSLKLSTTNFFINLPSLIDRFHSLKELDVGSCNISEGPIPLSLGNLRDLIYLDLSQNKFNGQIPAATWGNLTQLTHLLLSSNYFHGSVPQTLFNLMNLQTLYLDRNNLSGTIELQKFLNLQKLTSLYLSHNNLELLAESRFLNNATIVLPKFEYLGLGGCNIREFPDFLRSQEALLQLDLSRNKLQGHVPKWIWNTSTKTLQYINISHNFLSGFEKSPAVLPWVELQLLDLSFNMFQELLLLPSPSLQYYNIANNKLRGQVSPMICTLTSLRYIDFSNNKLIGDLPQCGGDFSVNLEYLKLGNNSFHGNLPQS, encoded by the coding sequence ATGGGGTATTTTCCTGATGATTATAGTGGAAGTAGTCATGATCTCATGTCACTCAAACTCTCGACCACTAATTTTTTCATAAACCTACCTTCTTTGATAGATAGGTTTCATTCACTGAAAGAGTTGGATGTGGGTTCTTGCAATATTTCTGAAGGTCCAATACCATTGTCGCTTGGTAATCTTAGGGATCTCATCTATTTGGACCTTTCACAAAATAAGTTCAATGGTCAAATTCCTGCAGCTACATGGGGAAACCTTACCCAACTTACACATCTATTACTTTCTAGTAATTATTTTCATGGTTCAGTTCCCCAAACCTTATTCAATCTCATGAATCTTCAAACCCTTTATCTAGATCGTAATAATTTGAGTGGTACTATAGAGTTACAGAAGTTTCTTAACCTACAAAAACTCACCTCCCTATATCTGTCTCATAATAATTTGGAATTGCTCGCAGAATCTAGATTTTTGAATAATGCAACTATTGTACTTCCAAAGTTTGAGTATCTAGGATTGGGTGGGTGCAACATAAGAGAGTTCCCAGATTTCCTAAGATCTCAAGAAGCATTGTTACAGTTAGATCTCTCTAGAAACAAATTGCAAGGCCACGTACCAAAATGGATATGGAACACAAGCACTAAAACTCTGCAATATATTAACATTTCTCATAACTTCCTGTCAGGCTTCGAGAAATCTCCAGCTGTCCTTCCCTGGGTTGAGCTACAATTGTTAGACCTATCATTCAACATGTTTCAGGAATTATTATTGTTACCTTCACCATCTCTACAATACTATAACATTGCAAACAACAAATTAAGGGGACAAGTTTCACCAATGATTTGCACTCTGACTTCTCTTAGATACATTGATTTTTCAAACAACAAGTTGATTGGCGACCTACCGCAGTGTGGGGGAGACTTTAGTGTTAATCTGGAATATCTCAAACTTGGAAACAACTCATTTCATGGAAATCTTCCTCAATCATAG